The following coding sequences lie in one Pseudomonas svalbardensis genomic window:
- a CDS encoding disulfide bond formation protein B: MSEETMRLGRERRYLVLLGFICLGLIGGAMYMQIVLGEAPCPLCILQRYALLLIALFAFIGAAMRTRRSITVFETLVVICAIAGVGVAGHHVYTQFYPAVSCGIDVLQPIVDGLPLAKIFPLGFQVDGFCSTPYPPILGLSLAQWALLAFVLIVVLVPLLTSRNRKALR; encoded by the coding sequence ATGAGCGAGGAAACGATGCGGTTGGGCCGTGAACGGCGCTATCTGGTGTTGCTGGGCTTCATCTGCCTGGGGCTGATCGGTGGCGCGATGTACATGCAAATTGTTCTGGGCGAGGCGCCATGCCCGCTGTGCATCCTGCAACGTTATGCGTTGCTGCTGATTGCGCTCTTCGCGTTCATCGGCGCGGCCATGCGCACCCGGCGCAGCATCACGGTATTTGAAACCCTGGTGGTGATCTGCGCCATTGCAGGCGTCGGGGTGGCCGGGCATCACGTCTATACCCAGTTCTATCCGGCGGTCAGCTGCGGCATCGATGTACTGCAACCGATAGTGGACGGTTTGCCACTGGCGAAGATCTTCCCGCTGGGCTTCCAGGTCGACGGCTTCTGCTCCACGCCGTACCCGCCGATCCTCGGTCTGTCGCTTGCACAATGGGCGCTGCTAGCCTTTGTGCTAATCGTGGTGCTGGTGCCGCTGCTCACTTCGCGTAATCGCAAAGCCCTGCGCTGA
- a CDS encoding alginate biosynthesis protein Alg44, whose translation MNTAVNANVVHESEAQRQHARVKIPAKLRFFGPDRTPVEARVIDLSAGGLAFNAGPLPLKIGDVYKARLQFVIDNLGLAMDVELLVRSHDRETGRTGCQFQNLESQDISTLRHLITSHLAGDIVTMGEVLATLQRDNFTKARKVKDGGHGMTPFGRLRAVTFSFAIFLVGLTAFGFIFKSVYGMYFVSHAQAGLVSVAGMNITMPRDGTVQSLVKTDGVAAKGAPLATFSTSMLDVLKGHLDDNQLQPAKVEELFGKQMTGTLTSPCDCTVAQQMVADGQYASKGDVIFQLVPRNSEANVEARFSYRQFGDVLPGSTVSFQIAGEDKTRSGTIVSSTSLKSADLSSDIRVLIKPDEPLDSKFAGRPVEVNSTRGPNLNWLIDKAMAAGR comes from the coding sequence ATGAATACCGCCGTCAACGCCAACGTAGTGCATGAATCAGAAGCCCAGCGCCAACACGCCCGAGTAAAAATTCCGGCCAAGCTGCGTTTCTTCGGTCCTGACCGGACCCCGGTCGAAGCTCGGGTCATCGACCTCTCCGCTGGCGGCCTGGCTTTCAACGCCGGTCCGCTGCCATTGAAGATCGGCGATGTGTACAAGGCTCGCCTGCAGTTCGTTATCGATAACCTCGGCCTGGCCATGGACGTCGAGTTACTGGTGCGCTCCCACGACCGCGAAACCGGTCGTACCGGTTGCCAGTTCCAGAACCTCGAATCTCAGGACATTTCCACCCTGCGCCACCTGATCACTTCTCACCTGGCCGGCGACATCGTCACCATGGGTGAAGTGCTGGCCACCCTGCAACGCGACAACTTCACCAAGGCGCGCAAGGTCAAGGATGGCGGCCACGGCATGACTCCGTTCGGTCGTCTGCGTGCCGTGACCTTCAGCTTCGCGATATTCCTCGTCGGTCTGACAGCATTCGGCTTCATTTTCAAGTCGGTGTACGGCATGTACTTCGTCAGCCACGCCCAGGCCGGTTTGGTCAGCGTGGCGGGCATGAACATCACCATGCCGCGCGACGGCACGGTGCAGAGCCTGGTGAAAACCGACGGCGTTGCGGCCAAGGGCGCCCCGCTGGCGACGTTCAGCACCAGCATGCTCGACGTACTCAAGGGCCATCTGGACGATAACCAACTGCAACCGGCCAAGGTTGAAGAGCTGTTCGGCAAACAAATGACCGGCACCCTGACGTCGCCGTGCGATTGCACCGTGGCGCAGCAAATGGTCGCCGACGGCCAGTACGCCAGCAAGGGCGACGTAATCTTCCAACTGGTGCCGCGTAACAGCGAAGCCAACGTTGAAGCGCGCTTCTCCTATCGCCAGTTCGGCGACGTGCTGCCAGGCAGCACCGTCAGCTTCCAGATCGCCGGCGAAGACAAAACCCGCAGCGGCACGATCGTCAGCAGCACCAGCCTGAAAAGCGCCGACCTGTCGTCCGACATCCGCGTGCTGATCAAGCCTGACGAGCCGCTGGACAGCAAATTCGCCGGTCGTCCGGTTGAAGTGAACAGCACTCGTGGTCCGAACCTGAACTGGCTGATCGATAAAGCCATGGCCGCCGGTCGTTAA
- a CDS encoding ABC transporter substrate-binding protein, translating to MKKFPLITGLALSLLACSSLSAADKTLRIGIEAAYPPFASKTDKGEIVGFDYDIGSALCAQMKVKCVWVEGEFDGLIPSLKVKKIDMALSSMTINEDRKKSVDFTHKYYFTSSRLVMKDGAVVDDQYASLKGKTVGVQRATTTDRYATEVFEPKGINVKRYGNNEEIYMDLAAGRLDAIFADTIPLNDFLTMPRGKGYAFVGPELKDPKYVGEGAGIAVRKGNTELVSELNTAIDGIRASGEYQKISEKYFKSDIYGD from the coding sequence ATGAAGAAATTCCCCCTCATCACCGGTCTGGCTCTGAGCCTGTTGGCGTGCAGCAGCCTGTCCGCCGCCGATAAAACCCTGCGCATCGGTATCGAAGCGGCTTATCCGCCGTTCGCGTCCAAAACCGATAAAGGTGAGATTGTCGGGTTCGACTACGACATCGGCAGTGCCCTGTGCGCGCAGATGAAGGTCAAGTGCGTTTGGGTCGAAGGTGAGTTCGACGGTCTGATTCCTTCCCTTAAAGTGAAGAAAATCGACATGGCGCTGTCGTCCATGACCATCAACGAAGACCGCAAGAAGTCGGTGGATTTCACCCACAAGTACTATTTCACCTCATCGCGTCTGGTGATGAAGGACGGTGCGGTCGTGGATGACCAGTACGCCAGCCTCAAGGGCAAGACTGTTGGTGTGCAGCGCGCCACCACTACCGACCGTTATGCCACTGAGGTTTTTGAACCGAAGGGTATCAACGTCAAGCGTTACGGCAACAACGAAGAGATCTACATGGATCTGGCTGCCGGTCGCCTCGATGCCATTTTTGCCGATACCATCCCGCTGAATGACTTCCTGACGATGCCGCGTGGAAAGGGTTATGCCTTTGTCGGGCCGGAGCTCAAGGATCCGAAATACGTGGGCGAGGGCGCCGGGATCGCGGTGCGCAAGGGCAACACTGAGTTGGTCTCCGAGCTGAACACGGCCATCGACGGCATTCGCGCCAGTGGCGAGTACCAGAAGATTTCAGAGAAGTACTTCAAGTCTGATATCTACGGCGATTGA
- the moaC gene encoding cyclic pyranopterin monophosphate synthase MoaC, producing MLTHLDSQGRANMVDVTEKAVTFREATAQALVRMLPETLQMIVSGGHPKGDVFAVARIAGIQAAKKTSDLIPLCHPLLLTGVKVELNAEGDDTVRIVARCKLSGQTGVEMEALTAASVAALTIYDMCKAVDRGMTIESVRLLEKLGGKSGHFQADQP from the coding sequence GTGCTGACTCATCTCGATTCCCAAGGTCGCGCCAATATGGTCGACGTCACTGAAAAAGCCGTGACGTTCCGTGAAGCAACGGCCCAAGCCCTCGTGCGCATGCTGCCCGAAACCCTGCAGATGATCGTCAGCGGCGGTCACCCCAAGGGTGATGTGTTCGCCGTGGCGCGTATCGCTGGCATTCAGGCCGCGAAGAAAACCAGCGATCTGATCCCTCTGTGCCATCCGCTGCTGCTCACCGGCGTCAAGGTCGAACTCAATGCCGAAGGCGACGACACCGTGCGCATCGTCGCGCGCTGCAAGTTGTCCGGGCAGACCGGCGTAGAGATGGAAGCCCTGACTGCTGCCAGCGTCGCGGCGCTGACTATCTACGACATGTGCAAAGCTGTGGATCGCGGCATGACCATCGAAAGCGTGCGCCTGCTGGAGAAACTCGGCGGCAAGAGCGGCCATTTCCAGGCGGATCAGCCATGA
- a CDS encoding PhoH family protein, producing MDDHGRSSSSNQPILYVLDTNVLIHDPNALLNFEEHHVAIPMTVLEELDKLKSGHHSVAAECRQAIRLIDKTLGDASPEDVELGVPIQRGKSGPKGLLSILMSKRAEPNIILPEHLNDNIIINQLIDLHAREPKLPVVLVTKDINMRLKARACGIAAEDYSTDQLVDDVSLLPNGYHNMTGSFWDRVRNVDTRQDHGRTWHQVQLIDNLPAVHINEFIIDEQGFVGWIKEIEEDKLLILDLHQEPLLHQEAWGLKPRDIYQSLALYALLDPDIHLVNLTGAAGSGKTILALAAAIEQTMVSKRYRRIIATRSVQGLDQEIGFLPGTEAEKMEPWLGAITDNLEALHMDDENTHGSVDYILSKVPLQFKSLNYIRGRSFQQSLILIDECQNLTPHQMKTIITRAGAGSKVVCLGNLAQIDTPYLSATSSGLTYLTERFKDFPNGVHITLQGVPRSILAEYAESHL from the coding sequence ATGGATGATCACGGACGTAGTTCTTCCTCCAACCAGCCAATCCTTTATGTACTCGATACCAACGTATTGATTCACGATCCAAACGCCCTGCTTAACTTCGAAGAACACCACGTCGCCATCCCGATGACCGTGCTTGAGGAGCTCGACAAGCTCAAGAGCGGGCATCACAGCGTGGCTGCGGAATGCCGACAGGCGATTCGCCTGATCGACAAGACTCTGGGCGATGCCAGCCCCGAAGATGTCGAACTCGGTGTGCCGATCCAGCGCGGCAAGAGTGGGCCCAAGGGTTTGCTGTCAATTTTGATGAGCAAACGTGCCGAACCGAACATCATTCTGCCTGAGCACCTGAACGACAACATCATCATCAACCAGTTGATCGACCTGCACGCGCGCGAACCAAAGCTGCCCGTGGTGCTGGTCACCAAAGACATCAACATGCGCCTCAAGGCCCGGGCTTGCGGGATTGCGGCCGAGGACTACAGCACCGACCAACTGGTTGACGACGTGTCGCTGCTGCCCAACGGTTATCACAACATGACCGGCTCCTTCTGGGACCGTGTGAGGAATGTCGACACCCGTCAGGATCATGGCCGCACCTGGCACCAAGTGCAGTTGATCGACAACCTGCCGGCGGTGCACATCAACGAGTTCATCATCGACGAACAGGGTTTTGTCGGCTGGATCAAGGAGATCGAGGAAGACAAGCTGCTGATTCTCGACCTGCATCAGGAACCCCTGTTGCACCAGGAAGCCTGGGGCCTGAAACCGCGGGACATCTATCAAAGCCTGGCGCTGTACGCCTTGCTCGATCCGGATATCCACCTGGTCAACCTGACCGGGGCAGCAGGTTCCGGTAAAACCATTCTCGCACTGGCGGCGGCGATCGAGCAGACCATGGTCAGCAAACGTTATCGCCGGATCATCGCGACCCGTAGCGTGCAGGGCCTGGATCAGGAAATCGGTTTCCTGCCCGGCACTGAAGCGGAAAAAATGGAGCCTTGGCTGGGCGCCATCACCGACAACCTCGAAGCCTTGCACATGGATGACGAAAACACCCATGGCAGTGTCGATTACATCCTCAGCAAAGTGCCGTTGCAGTTCAAATCCCTCAACTACATTCGAGGCCGCAGCTTCCAGCAGAGTCTGATCCTGATCGATGAGTGCCAGAACCTCACGCCGCACCAGATGAAAACCATCATCACTCGTGCCGGCGCCGGTTCCAAAGTGGTGTGCCTGGGTAACCTGGCGCAGATCGACACCCCTTACCTGTCCGCGACCAGTTCCGGGCTGACGTACCTGACAGAGCGCTTCAAGGATTTCCCCAACGGTGTGCACATCACCCTGCAAGGGGTGCCACGTTCGATTCTGGCTGAATACGCCGAATCGCATTTGTAA
- the alg8 gene encoding mannuronan synthase yields the protein MHRLKHGLLQVAGWLFYLSILMGIAMALPASTFDAESKDFILLIGIVGIWRYSMGATHFLRGMLFLYVVYPHLRRKVRKLGKAADPSHVFLMVTSFRIDALTTAQVYASVIREAIDCGLPTTMVCSIVEMSDEKLVKSLWAKMNPPARVKLDFVRIPGTGKRDGLAYGFRAISRHLPDDRAVVAVIDGDTVLAEGVVLKTVPWFQLFGNVGGLTTNEFCEVRGGYIMSEWHKLRFAQRHINMCSMALSKRVLTMTGRMSVFRATVVTNPDFIADVESDSLQHWRLGRFKFLTGDDKSSWFSLMRLGYDTFYVPDAAIHTVEHPPEKSFIKASRKLMFRWYGNNLRQNSRALGLGMKRLGLFTSVVLFDQRVSMWTSLLGLTVALIATFKYGAAFILVYLLWIGITRLILTVLLSLSGHTIGPAYPAILYYNQIVGALVKIYVFFRLDRQSWTRQPTSLTRDLASFQGWFNTWSSRTMTFSAGSIFVAVLLLMV from the coding sequence ATGCACAGGCTAAAGCACGGCCTACTTCAGGTCGCCGGTTGGCTGTTTTACTTAAGTATTTTGATGGGCATCGCCATGGCGTTGCCTGCGTCCACGTTCGACGCCGAGTCGAAGGACTTCATCCTCCTGATCGGTATCGTCGGTATCTGGCGCTACTCGATGGGTGCTACGCACTTTCTGCGCGGCATGCTGTTTCTGTACGTGGTCTACCCGCACCTGCGGCGCAAAGTGCGCAAGCTGGGTAAAGCGGCAGACCCGTCCCATGTGTTTCTGATGGTCACCAGTTTTCGTATCGACGCGCTGACCACCGCCCAGGTCTACGCCTCGGTGATTCGCGAAGCGATCGACTGCGGCCTGCCGACCACCATGGTCTGCTCCATCGTGGAAATGTCCGATGAGAAGCTGGTGAAAAGCCTTTGGGCCAAAATGAACCCACCGGCTCGCGTAAAGCTCGACTTCGTGCGCATTCCCGGCACCGGCAAGCGCGATGGCCTGGCTTACGGTTTCCGCGCCATCTCCCGCCACCTGCCGGACGACCGCGCAGTGGTTGCAGTGATCGATGGCGACACTGTGCTCGCCGAAGGCGTCGTGCTCAAGACCGTGCCGTGGTTCCAGCTGTTCGGCAATGTCGGCGGCCTGACCACCAACGAGTTCTGCGAAGTGCGCGGCGGCTACATCATGAGCGAGTGGCACAAACTGCGCTTCGCCCAGCGCCACATCAACATGTGCTCGATGGCCCTGTCCAAGCGCGTGCTGACCATGACCGGGCGGATGTCGGTATTCCGCGCCACTGTGGTGACCAACCCAGATTTCATCGCCGACGTGGAAAGCGACTCGCTGCAACACTGGCGCCTGGGTCGCTTCAAATTCCTCACCGGTGATGACAAGTCGAGCTGGTTCAGCTTGATGCGCCTGGGCTACGACACGTTTTATGTGCCGGACGCCGCCATTCACACCGTGGAACATCCGCCGGAAAAAAGCTTCATCAAGGCCAGTCGCAAACTGATGTTCCGCTGGTACGGCAACAACCTGCGGCAGAACTCCCGCGCCTTGGGCCTGGGGATGAAACGTCTCGGCCTGTTCACTTCGGTGGTGCTGTTCGACCAGCGTGTGTCGATGTGGACGTCGCTGCTGGGTCTGACCGTCGCGCTCATTGCCACCTTCAAATACGGCGCCGCGTTCATCCTGGTTTACCTGCTGTGGATCGGCATTACCCGCCTGATCCTGACCGTGCTGCTGTCTTTGTCCGGTCACACGATCGGCCCGGCCTACCCGGCGATTCTCTATTACAACCAGATCGTTGGCGCGCTGGTGAAGATCTACGTGTTCTTCCGCCTCGACCGACAGTCCTGGACTCGCCAGCCCACTTCCCTGACCCGTGATCTCGCCAGCTTTCAAGGTTGGTTCAACACTTGGTCGTCTCGGACCATGACCTTCTCCGCCGGCAGCATCTTTGTTGCTGTGCTGCTGCTGATGGTCTGA
- a CDS encoding polysaccharide deacetylase family protein: MRIVFLFSAWLLSFGAMAASGDVATLDRSTWPEQLNSPTLFDVASRAEILMFSRVLLASESLDEVSLAQRLGLRTVNLESINNLRQRMWQRLLTNYNYAQQSCDQDASFCFLVEDMDTLRQQAAKFQVSDESYYIKWAEPSRLFHAQYLDEQLRKAALFPQTSSEVDRFGDYERNGDQMHDRLFLLTFDSAANTAPDNTAWATEYLRKSNMSGTFFVLGKDIQARLADRSVASLQATYSKQCIGAQGWEFRSHSHWQDWQDSVRRSVDLVKSKLPENYVPLFRPPDGQRRSDAEGFFKSQGLQVALWDIDAQDGAGKLKANQSAQRVLSLMLLWRHGVINFNVKQDALKTAMPWLITQTAQSGIGWEDCQDAFR; the protein is encoded by the coding sequence TTGCGTATCGTTTTTCTATTCTCGGCCTGGCTGTTGAGCTTTGGTGCCATGGCGGCGTCGGGCGATGTGGCGACGCTTGATCGCAGCACCTGGCCTGAACAGCTCAACAGCCCGACCCTGTTTGATGTGGCATCACGGGCCGAGATCCTAATGTTTTCTCGCGTCCTGTTGGCCAGCGAATCCCTGGATGAAGTGAGCCTTGCCCAGCGCCTGGGGTTGCGCACGGTCAATCTGGAATCGATCAACAACCTGCGCCAGCGCATGTGGCAGCGACTGCTTACCAACTACAACTACGCCCAGCAGAGCTGCGATCAGGATGCCTCCTTCTGTTTCCTGGTCGAGGACATGGACACCCTGCGCCAGCAAGCCGCCAAGTTTCAGGTCAGCGATGAGAGCTACTACATAAAGTGGGCCGAGCCGAGCCGACTGTTCCACGCCCAGTACCTGGACGAGCAATTGCGCAAGGCAGCGCTGTTTCCGCAAACCAGCAGCGAAGTCGATCGTTTTGGCGACTATGAGCGCAACGGCGATCAGATGCATGACCGGCTGTTTTTGCTGACTTTCGACAGTGCCGCCAATACCGCGCCGGATAACACCGCCTGGGCCACGGAATACCTGCGCAAGTCGAACATGAGCGGCACGTTCTTCGTCCTCGGCAAGGACATCCAGGCCCGTCTGGCCGATCGTTCGGTAGCCAGCCTGCAAGCGACGTACTCGAAGCAGTGCATTGGCGCGCAAGGCTGGGAGTTTCGCTCCCACAGCCACTGGCAGGACTGGCAGGACTCGGTGCGACGCAGCGTCGATCTGGTCAAAAGCAAACTGCCCGAGAACTACGTGCCATTGTTTCGGCCGCCCGATGGTCAGCGTCGGTCTGATGCTGAAGGATTCTTCAAATCCCAAGGCTTGCAGGTGGCGCTGTGGGATATCGATGCCCAGGACGGTGCCGGCAAGCTAAAAGCCAATCAGAGCGCGCAACGGGTGTTGAGCCTGATGCTGTTGTGGCGCCACGGGGTGATCAACTTCAACGTGAAGCAGGATGCGCTGAAAACGGCAATGCCCTGGCTCATCACGCAAACGGCGCAAAGCGGAATCGGCTGGGAAGACTGTCAGGACGCGTTTCGCTGA
- the yaaA gene encoding peroxide stress protein YaaA, with product MLMVISPAKTLDYETPPATQRFTQPQYLDHSQELILQLRELAPAQISELMHVSDKIGGLNAARFGSWTPAFTPENAKQALLAFKGDVYTGLNAQTFSEADFDYAQQHLRMLSGLYGLLRPLDLMQPYRLEMGTKLANARGKDLYAFWGTRISEWLNEALADQGDDVLLNLASNEYFSAVKRNALNARIINTEFKDLKNGQYKIISFYAKKARGMMTRFVIEERINDPQALKEFDVQGYRYSAEQSKPDNLVFLRDHAPE from the coding sequence ATGCTGATGGTGATTTCCCCCGCCAAGACCCTCGATTACGAAACACCGCCGGCGACCCAGCGCTTCACCCAGCCACAATACCTCGACCATTCCCAGGAGCTGATCCTGCAATTGCGCGAGCTGGCCCCTGCGCAGATCAGCGAGTTGATGCACGTCTCCGACAAGATCGGCGGGCTCAACGCCGCGCGTTTCGGCAGTTGGACGCCCGCGTTCACTCCGGAAAATGCCAAGCAGGCACTGCTGGCATTCAAGGGCGACGTCTATACCGGGTTGAATGCTCAAACCTTCAGCGAGGCCGATTTCGATTACGCCCAGCAGCACTTGCGCATGTTGTCCGGCCTGTACGGCCTGCTGCGCCCACTGGACCTGATGCAGCCGTATCGACTGGAGATGGGCACCAAACTGGCGAATGCCCGTGGCAAGGACTTGTATGCCTTCTGGGGCACACGGATCAGCGAATGGCTGAACGAAGCCCTGGCCGATCAAGGCGATGACGTGCTGCTTAACCTGGCCTCCAACGAGTACTTCTCGGCGGTCAAACGCAACGCCCTGAACGCGCGCATCATCAATACCGAATTCAAGGATTTGAAGAACGGCCAGTACAAGATCATCAGCTTCTACGCGAAGAAGGCCCGCGGCATGATGACTCGCTTCGTCATTGAAGAGCGCATCAACGACCCGCAAGCCCTCAAAGAGTTCGACGTACAAGGTTATCGCTATAGCGCCGAGCAGTCTAAACCGGACAATCTGGTGTTCCTGCGCGATCACGCCCCCGAGTAA
- the moaE gene encoding molybdopterin synthase catalytic subunit MoaE has translation MAIRVQSTAFDPGAEVNAMHAANVGVGAVVSFVGYVRDFNDGLDVAGMFLEHYPGMTEKALAKIATEAEQRWPLLKLEVLHRIGALEPGEPIVFVGAASAHRQAAFDACAFVMDYLKTRAPFWKKENTPDGSRWVEGRDSDHAAADRWKQ, from the coding sequence ATGGCGATTCGCGTGCAATCCACGGCGTTCGATCCGGGTGCTGAAGTCAACGCCATGCACGCCGCCAATGTGGGCGTTGGGGCGGTGGTGAGTTTTGTCGGCTATGTTCGCGACTTCAATGACGGACTCGACGTCGCCGGGATGTTCCTTGAGCACTACCCGGGCATGACTGAAAAAGCCCTCGCCAAGATCGCCACAGAGGCCGAGCAGCGCTGGCCGCTGCTCAAACTTGAAGTGCTGCATCGCATCGGTGCCCTGGAACCGGGTGAGCCGATCGTCTTCGTCGGCGCCGCCAGCGCCCACCGCCAGGCCGCGTTCGATGCCTGCGCCTTTGTCATGGACTACCTGAAAACCCGCGCACCGTTCTGGAAGAAAGAAAACACCCCTGACGGGTCGCGTTGGGTTGAAGGGCGCGACAGTGATCATGCGGCGGCGGATCGCTGGAAGCAGTAA
- a CDS encoding nucleotide sugar dehydrogenase — protein sequence MRISIFGLGYVGAVCAGCLSARGHDVVGVDVAKDKIDMINAGKSPIVEPGLGELLQKGIETGKLRGTTNFAEAIRDTDLSMICVGTPSKKNGDLELNYIEAVCREIGFVLRDKTTRHTIVVRSTVLPGTVANVVIPILEDCSGKKAGVDFGVAVNPEFLRESTAIADYDLPPMTVIGEFDKASGDVLQSLYEELDAPIIRKDIAVAEMIKYTCNVWHATKVTFANEIGNIAKAVGVDGREVMEVVCQDKTLNLSQYYMRPGFAFGGSCLPKDVRALTYRAGSLDVEAPLLNSLMRSNESQVQNAFDIVTSHGKRKVALLGLSFKAGTDDLRESPLVDLAEMLIGKGYDLSIYDTNVEYARVHGANKDYIESKIPHVSSLLNSNFDDVINNSDVIILGNRDEKFRALAQNAPHGKQVIDLVGFMSQATSVSGRTEGICW from the coding sequence ATGCGCATCAGCATATTTGGTTTGGGTTACGTCGGCGCAGTATGTGCCGGCTGCCTGTCTGCACGGGGCCATGACGTCGTTGGCGTCGATGTTGCCAAAGACAAAATCGATATGATCAACGCCGGTAAATCGCCGATCGTTGAACCGGGTCTGGGCGAGCTTCTGCAGAAGGGTATCGAGACGGGCAAATTGCGCGGCACGACCAACTTCGCCGAGGCGATTCGCGACACCGACCTGTCGATGATCTGCGTCGGCACGCCGAGCAAGAAGAACGGCGATCTGGAACTGAACTACATCGAAGCCGTGTGCCGCGAGATCGGTTTTGTCCTGCGTGACAAGACCACCCGTCACACCATCGTGGTTCGCAGCACCGTACTGCCAGGCACTGTGGCAAACGTAGTGATCCCGATCCTCGAAGACTGCTCCGGCAAGAAAGCCGGCGTCGACTTCGGTGTTGCGGTGAACCCTGAGTTCCTGCGTGAAAGCACCGCGATCGCCGACTACGACCTGCCGCCAATGACCGTCATCGGCGAGTTCGACAAAGCTTCGGGTGACGTTCTGCAATCGCTGTACGAAGAACTCGACGCTCCGATCATCCGCAAGGACATCGCAGTGGCCGAGATGATCAAGTACACCTGCAACGTGTGGCACGCCACCAAGGTGACCTTCGCCAACGAGATCGGCAACATCGCCAAGGCCGTCGGCGTCGATGGTCGCGAAGTGATGGAAGTGGTCTGCCAGGACAAGACGTTGAACCTGTCCCAGTACTACATGCGCCCTGGTTTCGCGTTCGGCGGTTCCTGCCTGCCGAAGGACGTTCGCGCCCTGACCTACCGCGCCGGCTCCCTGGACGTGGAAGCACCGCTGCTCAACTCGTTGATGCGCAGTAACGAGTCCCAGGTGCAGAACGCCTTCGACATCGTCACCAGCCACGGCAAACGCAAAGTCGCCCTGCTGGGTCTGAGCTTCAAGGCCGGTACTGACGACCTGCGCGAAAGCCCGCTGGTTGATCTGGCGGAAATGCTGATCGGCAAGGGCTACGACCTGAGCATCTACGACACCAACGTCGAATACGCCCGTGTCCACGGTGCGAACAAGGATTACATCGAGTCGAAGATCCCTCACGTCTCGTCCTTGCTCAATTCCAATTTCGACGACGTGATCAACAATTCCGACGTGATCATCCTCGGCAACCGTGACGAGAAATTCCGCGCCCTGGCGCAGAACGCTCCACACGGCAAGCAAGTGATCGACCTGGTCGGTTTCATGTCCCAAGCCACCAGCGTGAGTGGCCGGACTGAAGGCATCTGCTGGTAA
- the moaD gene encoding molybdopterin converting factor subunit 1 yields the protein MNLTVKFFARYREALGVDSVKVEGDFATVDDVRALLAQREGADVLSEQNLMCARNEDLCQLDEPVSDGDEVAFFPTVTGG from the coding sequence ATGAACCTCACCGTAAAGTTTTTTGCCCGTTACCGTGAAGCGCTCGGCGTGGACTCGGTGAAGGTTGAAGGTGATTTCGCTACGGTCGACGATGTGCGTGCGCTGCTGGCCCAGCGTGAGGGTGCCGATGTGCTGAGCGAACAGAACCTGATGTGCGCCCGCAACGAAGACCTGTGCCAGCTCGATGAGCCGGTGAGCGATGGCGATGAAGTGGCATTTTTCCCGACTGTGACCGGAGGCTGA